Proteins encoded by one window of Girardinichthys multiradiatus isolate DD_20200921_A chromosome 14, DD_fGirMul_XY1, whole genome shotgun sequence:
- the si:ch211-113p18.3 gene encoding uncharacterized protein si:ch211-113p18.3, with the protein MSRKEDRKRAWLAALNLKYPTKRVYVCIFHFIAKKPTELHSDPELYLGYDRPPPKKRRRLISVSQTASSNINKTAEFVSSQTRPASPHNLLSQICTQSTHCGKILHNKIINTATRLAVKISRTR; encoded by the exons ATGTCGAGGAAGGAGGATCGGAAACGAGCGTGGCTAGCAGCTTTAAACCTCAAATACCCCACGAAGAGAGTTTATGTTTGCATCTTTCATTTTATCGCTAAAAAGCCCACAGAGCTTCACTCCGACCCGGAGCTTTATCTGGGCTATGACCGGCCCCCACCAAAGAAAAGAAGGCGGCTCATCTCTGTGAGCCAGACAGCTTCCAGCAACATCAACAAAACGGCCGAATTTGTT TCATCCCAGACCAGGCCAGCATCTCCACACAACCTCCTGAGCCAAATCTGCACTCAGTCTACACACTGTGGGAAGATCCTTCACAACAAGATCATTAATACTGCAACACGTCTCGCAGTAAAGATCTCCAGGACAAGATGA